Genomic window (Spirosoma sp. KCTC 42546):
TCTTAACGTTTGTTAGGCCCATAGATTCGCTTTTACTTTGTCTCAAATTTTAACGCAAACAATTGAATCAAATGAAAAAAATCCACTTTACTCTCTTGCTGGTCCTTGGTCTTTTAGCCGGCACGAAATCGTTCGCTCAGATGTCAATTGACAAAGGGACTAAGTTTATCAACCTGGGTATTGGCGTAGGTGGTTATGCAAGTGCAGGTGGGATCGCCTTTGGAGGCTCTGCGGACTTTGGTGTTGCTCCAAATTTCACCGTCGGTGGCCAGGTAGCCTACCGTAGTTTTAACTATGGCTATATTGGTTATAATGATAAAATCAATTATCTCTACTTTGCAGTTCGCGGTTCATATCACTTTAACGAATTATTGAGCCTAAGTACGGATAAAGCTGATCTTTATGCAGGTCTCGGCTTAGGATACGAGAGTGTTTCTTACAGCAACAGTATTTATAGCGGTACTGCTTTTGGAAGCGGTATTTTCGTTCCTGTTCACCTTGGTGGTCGTTATATGTTTGCTGAGAAAGTAGGAGGATTTGCTGAATTAGGAACAGGCATTGCTCCACTTCTTTTAGGAATTACATTCAAGCTGTAAGCAGAGAAATAATTTAACTAGGCACAAAAAAGGCCAATCCTGATCAGGATTGGCCTTTTTTGTGCCTAGTTAAATTATTTCTCTGCCACTTCCTTCAAACTGGCTACGCCCATATTCCAGAGAATAAAGGAGTAAATGTCGGCGGTGGTTTCGATGTTCTTTTTGGTATTGCTGGCACCGTGGCCCGAGTTGGTGTCAATTCGAATTAGTACGGGATTCTTTCCTTTATATACCTCCTGTAAGGTGGCTGCATACTTAAACGAGTGAGCCGGTACAACCCGGTCATCGTGGTCGGCCGTTGTGATGAGGGTAGATGGGTAGTTCAAACCAGGCTTAATATTCTGTATGGGCGAGTAGGCATATAGTGCCTTAAACTCTTCGGCGTTGTCGCTGCTGCCATAGTCACTAATCCAGCCCCAGCCAACCGTGAATTTATGGAATCGCAGCATATCCATCACACCCACAGCTGGCAAAGCCACCCGAAATAAATCGGGCCGTTGATTAATAACTGCCCCAACTAGCAACCCTCCGTTAGAGCCACCCTCCAGCGCTAACTTTTGTGGAGACGTATACTTCCGACTAATCACATACTCGGCAGCTGCAATACAGTCGTCAAATACATTCTGTTTCTTGAGTTTCATGCCAGCCTCATGCCATTTTTCGCCGTATTCGCCACCGCCCCGCAAATTCATTTGTACGTAAACGCCACCCTGCTCTAAAAAAGGAATCAGCAACGCATTAAAATAGGGAGACAGACTTATGTTAAATCCTCCATATCCATACAATAATGTTGGATTCTGGCTGTCACGTTTGAGCCCTTTTCGATACGTAATGAACATGGGCACTTTAGTACCATCTTTGCTCGTGCAAAACTCCTGTACCGTTTCGTAGTCGGTTGGTTTAAAATCCACCTCCGGCTGCCGGAATAAGGTACTCTTTTTGCTGGCAATATCGTATCGGTAAATTGTTGGCGGAAAGGTGAATGATGTAAATGTGTAAAACACAAACTTGTCGTCCTGTTCGCCCCCAAAACCCGCTGCCGATCCTACAGCAGGCAATTGAAGTTCATGATCTAGTTTACCCGTTGGCAAATCGTAAACATGAATGCGGGTGGTTACGTCCTTTAAATAATTCGCAAATAATTTACCGCCTGCGGTAGAAGCCCCCTCAAGTTTTTCGGGTTTTTCGGCCACAAAGTCTGTCAGTTTCCTCGTATGAGGTTGCACCCGCGAGATTTTGTAATTGGGCGCGCCGTTGTTATGATGTACTAGCAGCTCGTCGCCCAGGTTATCAATAACCGTATAATTGTACTTGAAGCCCTCAAATAATCGCTGAAATGCAGTATCTCCAGCTTTGAGGTCTTTGTACCAGATTTCGGAGCCATCGGTGCCTTCAGAAATGTTCAGGATCAGAAAACGTTCATCCTCGGTAGTTTGTGCACCCATATAACGTAGTGGATGCGCCTTGTCTTCATATACCAATGGATCAGTCGATTGGGTGGTACCTACGCGGTGGAAATACACCTTCTGAAATTCATTCTTGGAAGATAATTCCTGTCCGATGGCTGGTTTATCGTAACGGCTATAATAAAACCCATCGCCTTGCCACGCAGCTCCGCTAAACTTCGTCCATTCGAGTTTTTCGGGTAGCGTCTCAAGCGTATTCATATCCATGATCTGAATGGTTTGCCAATCGGAGCCTGCCTTTGATACCGTATAAGCCGCATAATGCCCGGTTTTGGAAAGACTGAATCCGCCCAGGCGCGTCGTACCATCGGCCGATAATTTGTTGGGATCAATAACTACTTCGGGTTTTCCATCGAGACCTTTCTGACGATATAGCACCGACTGGTTTTGTAAACCATCATTCTTGCGAAAATAAAAATAAGCTCCCTTGCGCGACGGAGCCGAATATTTCGGGTAGTTATAGACCTGCTCCAATCGAGCCTGTAACTGCTTACGATAAGGAATCTGGGCCAGGTAGTCGAAGGTAACTTTGTTTTCAGCTTTGACCCAGTCGGCTGTTTCGGCCGAACGATCATCTTCAAGCCAGCGGTACGGATCGGCAACCTGCGTACCATGATAGCTATCGACCTGATCCGTTTTTCGGGCTTGTGGATACGATAGTGGCTGGGCGGCCTGCCCCAATGCAATGGATGAACTCAGCATGAAACACAAAGGAATAGGTTTAAGAAATTGCATCGGCGGATGAAGGTTAGAACAAATGATAACGAACTACCTACGAATTTACGGCAAACCGCCAGAATCCCTATATTTCTTAGTTATTATTACCTACAGCCGAAGTAATAGCCTGAAAATGGTATTTATTGGTTGACAAACTTGGATATTTAGTAAATAGATAGCTCATTTACAGTCCCTTCCTACAAGCTTATTTTATTTCCATGACACGACTTGGCTGCTTATGCTTCCACTTCCTCTTCCTGAGCTTAGTCCCTCAGTTTGGGTGGACACAGTCAGCTTCGTCAGGTACTGTGTTTCGAATAGACCATGTTGGTGTTAGCGACGGGCTGACGCAGGGATCGGTTTATTATATGCTGAAAGATAGTCGTGGGTTTCTATGGCTAGGCACACAGGATGGTCTAAATCGCTATGATGGGCATCGCTTCCGCACGTATCGTCCAGCACTTAATAAAGATGGAACTATTCAGTCTGGCACCATTCGGGGGATTAATATTTTTGGCATCGTTGAAGACTCCGATGCCAACTTATGGATCGGTACAGAAGAAGGACTAAACCGCTATGATCGAAAGAAAGACCGTTTCGATTGTTTCTTTGTTAATGACTCTAAACATAGGCAAACTCGCCTGAGTAGCCGCACAATTCCATTTTTCATTAACCAAACTGAACTGATTTACCTCAGTGATTCGGAGGGCTTAGTACAGTTCGACTATCGAAAACGGCATAAAACCATATTGGCCGCCAACTTACACCCTACTAAAGAATACGATCTACAAAGCTCGGCAGTTCGATCAGCAACGGGCGATATCTGGCTTCATGCTTCTACAGGTCTACTCCGCTATAATCCTAAAAGCCAATCCCTTTCGCATTATTTCAGCAGCCATCCTCATAACCTGTTTGGGCAGGCGCAGGCCATTTTTTCATTTTATATTGATGCTGACGATATTGTCTGGCTGGGTACTGGAACTGGGCTGATTCGCTTTGATTATCGTCAGGCAACTTATCAGACATACACAGTATTGGGAGCCAAACCTATAAGTGCTATTTATAGCATTGCCTCCGATCAGCGTGGGCGGCTGTGGCTCGGGACGCAACGTGATGGCGTGCTTTACTTCGATAAACGAGCACGAATGTTTGGACAGGTTCATAGCTTCATGAAAAATACCCGCCAATTGAGCGAGTTTAAAATCAGCAAAGTATATATCGATAACCTGGGGATTGTATGGGCCAATACCGATCCTGACGGGCTAGCTCGCATTGTTCCAGATGCCTTTTTATTTGGCGGACTTACGAAAGCCCAGGTTAGTGATACCCTCCCCGCTAATCAACGCCTAAGTAGCTATACCGTCCGGGGTTTTTTAGAAGAGCGCTTCGACCGGCTATGGGTTCTTACCCAAAACGGCATTGATATCCTGGATCCTCGTACCAACCGTATTACAGAGCGCTATCTAACCAATATTCCATCAAGTAGCGGCCCTGTTCGAAGTATTGCCCGAAGCCTTTATCGCGATCCTCAGCGACGCATTTGGGTAGGTAGAACGGGCGGGGTAATGGCGTTCGATCAAAAAACCAAACTATTCGAATCCATTTTGTTTCCATCCTCGACCAGTTTACTAAGCGCCAATTATGTGCGTAACCTGGTCAGCATTTCCGATACAATGCTGGTAGCAGCTACCGAAGATGGGATTTATGCACTGAATACAGTCCAACGTAAATGGTCTAAAGTACCTGTGCTGGATGGGCAGAATATATTTAGCCTTTGGTACAATGCACCCGCCCGGCAGCTATGGGTTGGTACGTATCTGAATGGGTATTACTGCTACCAATTATCCCGAACTGGAGACTCTCCGGCGGGAGGTTTTCAAGCCAGAGGAGTCAAGCCACTGAATTGGAAATTTATCCGATCGGGGTTAAAAGGCTATATGGTGCTCCATATTCGGCCTGATGCCAGCAAGGAAACTCTTTGGCTTTCCTGCGACCGGGGCGCCGTAGCGCTGAACGCTCAAAGTGGCAAGTTTCGTTTGTACACCGAGCGCCAGGGGCTAGCCAGTTCATTTGTCTATGGTACGCTTACCGATGCCCAGAATAAAATCTGGATGAGTACAAACCGAGGCATCTCGCGCTTCGACCCAACCACACAGGCAATGAAAAACTTTACTCCTACAGATGGCCTTCAGGGATACGAGTTCAACGGGAATGCGTTTGTACGCATGGCAAATGGTGAGTTATATTTTGGGGGCGTTAACGGATTTAACCGGTTTCGTCCTGACGCTTTCCATAGCAGTTTAGTTAATCCCTATGTTTATATTTATTCATTGAGCATTAACGAGGTGCCATTTACTACGGATATCTATGTAGGAGAAGCAACGCGCATCGACTTAGATCATACCCAAAATACGCTGGCCCTGGAATTTGCCGCTCTGGATTTCTTTAGCAACGGCCAGAATAATTATCAGTATCAGCTAACTGGCTATGATGACCAATGGGTGCGGGCGGGAGAACGCAATTACGTCCGATACGCAAACCTGCCCCCTGGCGATTATACATTTCAGGTCAAAACAGCAAATCAGGATGGTTATTGGAGTCACCGTATCCACAAACTAGCCATTCATATTGAGCCGCCTTTCTGGAGAAGTATATCCTTTATACTAATCGTTATTGTACTGATCATACTAGCAATATGGGGCTGGATTCGTCAGCGAGAAAATGCTATCCGTCGCCAGGAAGTGGACCGCCTGCGGCTGGCTTATGATATTCAGGAACAGGTAAAAAAAGATATTGCCCGTGACTTACACGATGAAATTGGGACCCGGCTGGCTACGATCAAATTATATACTACTCAACTTACCCAGTTAGCGGGTGAGAACCCGAAGATTTTGGTACTCAAAGCTACCGTATTCGAATTAATCAATGATACCATTAGTGATGTTAGGAACCTGCTTCGAAAACTAAATCCACAAACGCTGGAGCGGCACGGCTATGTAGCAGCTGTGGATGAACTGTTTTCTCGTATTAGTGCAAGTGGTGTTATTGACGCCCAATTCCTTCTCAGCGAACCGACCGAGAATACCGATCGGCTCCCTACTAATACTGAAGTAATGTTATATCGAATTACACAAGAGTTAGTCAGTAACTCGTTAAAACACGCTAACGCCAATCGGATAGATTTACACATGCTCTACCAGTCTGATCGCATTGTGTTAATCTACCAGGACAATGGCCTTGGGTTCAGTTACGAGCAGGCACAAAAAAAGGGAGCTGGCTTAGGCATCGGCAATATTGAATCGCGAGTGGCCTTGCTGGGCGGACGCATTTCCTGGCAGAGCAAACCGAGTTATGGCGTTCAGGCTACAATTGAAATTCCAACCAGTTCTGTTAGCCGACATCGCTCAACTAAATCGCCAACCAATTTGCCACAATCAAGTTAACGAAGGTCATCTATCGGCGTAGAAACGCGGGGAATTATTCCCTGAGAATCGTGGCGGAGTAACATTTCAAATAGCAGAACCGTAGCGGCAGCATCGCCCTGCGCACGGTGCCGACCATTGAGCGGAATACCCAGCGAACGGCAAAGTTTCCCTAAACTATAAGAAGGATAACCCGGAATCAGTTTACGGCTTGTTCGAACGGTGCAAAGGGTTCGTCGAAAGAAATCATGCCCTAACCAATTCAATTCTTTCTGTATAAAACTAAAGTCGAAGCCGACGTTATGCGCTACGAAAACAGCATCTTCAGTAATACTAAGGACATCGTTAGCCACGTCGGCAAAGGTGGGTGCATCCTGAACCATTTCTTCCGTTATACCAGTCAGATGCCGGATAAAGGGTGGAATCGGGCAACCAGGATTTAACAAGGAATGGAAAGAATCAACAACCTGCTGACCGTCGTGACGGAAGATGGCAATTTCAGTAAGGCGGGATGGGCCTTTCACGCCCCCAGTTGTTTCAACATCAACGATACAATACACTCACGAATCGGTTAGCGCCACTCTATCGGCGCGTTTATTAGTAAACACTTTTCAGCAAGCAATCAGTTCGCTCCTGACGATCTGGCAATTGTCTATTCTTGTATAGCAGGCAACGGCAAAGACGCCTGCAAAGGTCGGGATAAAATTGGTTTACGAGCAACTACCCCCTGCTGAATCAACCGGAGTGTGTAGTCGAGCACATAATCTCGGTTACTCATCAGATCATCGTAACTACGTGTAACCGTAAAATCGGGTTCA
Coding sequences:
- a CDS encoding sensor histidine kinase, whose protein sequence is MTRLGCLCFHFLFLSLVPQFGWTQSASSGTVFRIDHVGVSDGLTQGSVYYMLKDSRGFLWLGTQDGLNRYDGHRFRTYRPALNKDGTIQSGTIRGINIFGIVEDSDANLWIGTEEGLNRYDRKKDRFDCFFVNDSKHRQTRLSSRTIPFFINQTELIYLSDSEGLVQFDYRKRHKTILAANLHPTKEYDLQSSAVRSATGDIWLHASTGLLRYNPKSQSLSHYFSSHPHNLFGQAQAIFSFYIDADDIVWLGTGTGLIRFDYRQATYQTYTVLGAKPISAIYSIASDQRGRLWLGTQRDGVLYFDKRARMFGQVHSFMKNTRQLSEFKISKVYIDNLGIVWANTDPDGLARIVPDAFLFGGLTKAQVSDTLPANQRLSSYTVRGFLEERFDRLWVLTQNGIDILDPRTNRITERYLTNIPSSSGPVRSIARSLYRDPQRRIWVGRTGGVMAFDQKTKLFESILFPSSTSLLSANYVRNLVSISDTMLVAATEDGIYALNTVQRKWSKVPVLDGQNIFSLWYNAPARQLWVGTYLNGYYCYQLSRTGDSPAGGFQARGVKPLNWKFIRSGLKGYMVLHIRPDASKETLWLSCDRGAVALNAQSGKFRLYTERQGLASSFVYGTLTDAQNKIWMSTNRGISRFDPTTQAMKNFTPTDGLQGYEFNGNAFVRMANGELYFGGVNGFNRFRPDAFHSSLVNPYVYIYSLSINEVPFTTDIYVGEATRIDLDHTQNTLALEFAALDFFSNGQNNYQYQLTGYDDQWVRAGERNYVRYANLPPGDYTFQVKTANQDGYWSHRIHKLAIHIEPPFWRSISFILIVIVLIILAIWGWIRQRENAIRRQEVDRLRLAYDIQEQVKKDIARDLHDEIGTRLATIKLYTTQLTQLAGENPKILVLKATVFELINDTISDVRNLLRKLNPQTLERHGYVAAVDELFSRISASGVIDAQFLLSEPTENTDRLPTNTEVMLYRITQELVSNSLKHANANRIDLHMLYQSDRIVLIYQDNGLGFSYEQAQKKGAGLGIGNIESRVALLGGRISWQSKPSYGVQATIEIPTSSVSRHRSTKSPTNLPQSS
- a CDS encoding prolyl oligopeptidase family protein gives rise to the protein MQFLKPIPLCFMLSSSIALGQAAQPLSYPQARKTDQVDSYHGTQVADPYRWLEDDRSAETADWVKAENKVTFDYLAQIPYRKQLQARLEQVYNYPKYSAPSRKGAYFYFRKNDGLQNQSVLYRQKGLDGKPEVVIDPNKLSADGTTRLGGFSLSKTGHYAAYTVSKAGSDWQTIQIMDMNTLETLPEKLEWTKFSGAAWQGDGFYYSRYDKPAIGQELSSKNEFQKVYFHRVGTTQSTDPLVYEDKAHPLRYMGAQTTEDERFLILNISEGTDGSEIWYKDLKAGDTAFQRLFEGFKYNYTVIDNLGDELLVHHNNGAPNYKISRVQPHTRKLTDFVAEKPEKLEGASTAGGKLFANYLKDVTTRIHVYDLPTGKLDHELQLPAVGSAAGFGGEQDDKFVFYTFTSFTFPPTIYRYDIASKKSTLFRQPEVDFKPTDYETVQEFCTSKDGTKVPMFITYRKGLKRDSQNPTLLYGYGGFNISLSPYFNALLIPFLEQGGVYVQMNLRGGGEYGEKWHEAGMKLKKQNVFDDCIAAAEYVISRKYTSPQKLALEGGSNGGLLVGAVINQRPDLFRVALPAVGVMDMLRFHKFTVGWGWISDYGSSDNAEEFKALYAYSPIQNIKPGLNYPSTLITTADHDDRVVPAHSFKYAATLQEVYKGKNPVLIRIDTNSGHGASNTKKNIETTADIYSFILWNMGVASLKEVAEK
- a CDS encoding PolC-type DNA polymerase III, producing the protein MYCIVDVETTGGVKGPSRLTEIAIFRHDGQQVVDSFHSLLNPGCPIPPFIRHLTGITEEMVQDAPTFADVANDVLSITEDAVFVAHNVGFDFSFIQKELNWLGHDFFRRTLCTVRTSRKLIPGYPSYSLGKLCRSLGIPLNGRHRAQGDAAATVLLFEMLLRHDSQGIIPRVSTPIDDLR